Proteins from one Choloepus didactylus isolate mChoDid1 chromosome 4, mChoDid1.pri, whole genome shotgun sequence genomic window:
- the LOC119532791 gene encoding THAP domain-containing protein 1-like, producing the protein MVSIGVGNRRSEARAPVFRAARTRRALPRCPFRAFEKPARAVMLAPGLVVARSGPASDARRPLELFPLTRPSLCKKWEAAVRRKNFKPTKYSSICSEHFTPDCFKRECNNKLLKENAIPTIFLCTEPHDKKEDLLEPQEQLPPPPLTPPVSQVDAAIGLLMPPLQTPDNLSVFCDHNYTVEDTMHQRKRIHQLEQQVEKLRKKLKTAQQRCRRQERQFEKLKEVVHFQKEKDDMSERGYVILPNDCFEIVEVPA; encoded by the exons ATGGTAAGTATCGGTGTGGGGAACCGTCGCTCCGAGGCCCGCGCCCCGGTTTTCCGGGCTGCGCGTACTCGCCGGGCTTTGCCGCGGTGTCCGTTTCGTGCTTTCGAGAAGCCGGCCCGGGCTGTGATGCTCGCTCCCGGACTCGTGGTGGCGAGATCTGGGCCCGCGAGCGATGCCAGGAGGCCCCTCGAGTT GTTTCCTCTCACTCGACCCAGTCTCTGTAAAAAATGGGAGGCAGCTGTGAGAAGAAAAAACTTTAAACCCACCAAGTATAGCAGTATTTGTTCAGAGCACTTTACTCCAGACTGCTTTAAGAGGGAGTGCAACAacaagttactgaaagagaacgCTATACCTACAATATTTCTTTGTACTGAACCACATGACAAGAAGGAAGATCTTCTGGAGCCACAAGAAcagctccccccacctcccctaaCACCTCCGGTTTCCCAGGTTGATGCTGCTATTGGATTACTAATGCCTCCTCTTCAGACCCCTGATAATCTCTCCGTTTTCTGTGACCACAACTATACTGTGGAGGATACCATGCACCAAAGGAAAAGGATTCATCAGCTAGAACAACAAGTGGAAAAACTCAGAAAGAAACTCAAGACTGCACAGCAACGATGCAGAAGACAAGAACGACAGTTTGAAAAATTAAAGGAGGTTGTACatttccagaaagagaaagatgaCATGTCAGAGAGAGGTTATGTGATTCTACCAAACGACTGCTTTGAAATAGTGGAAGTACcagcataa